The Xenopus tropicalis strain Nigerian chromosome 2, UCB_Xtro_10.0, whole genome shotgun sequence genome window below encodes:
- the traf4 gene encoding TNF receptor-associated factor 4, with amino-acid sequence MPGYDYKFLEKLRRKFLCPLCGKAMREPVQVSTCGHRFCDTCLQEFLSEGVFKCPEDQLPLDYAKIYPDRDLETQVMGLSIRCIHSEEGCRWSGQLKQLQPHLNICAFNVIPCPNRCSTKLIRRDLPEHMQHDCPKRKVRCEFCGADFTGEAYEDHQGCCPQESVYCENKCGARMMRRVLSQHSLVECPKRTQPCPYCNKEFVFDTIQSHQYQCPRYPTPCPNQCGIASIAREDLSNHLKDSCSSALVLCPFKDSGCKHRGPKITISRHLEENMRAHLSMMSSLVSRQRQEILELRKQVEELSVSSEGVLIWKISDYSRKVQEAKVRGNFESFSPPFYTHKYGYKLQVSAFLNGNGSGEGSYLSVYIRVLPGEYDNLLEWPFSYRVTFSLLDQSDPSLSKPQHITETFNPDPNWKNFQKPTGSRNSLDESTLGFGYPKFISHEDIRKRNYVRDNAIFLRASVEIPQKIIA; translated from the exons tGAAGGAGTATTTAAGTGTCCAGAAGATCAACTCCCTCTCGACTACGCAAAG ATTTACCCAGACCGAGACTTAGAAACCCAGGTCATGGGCTTGAGTATACGCTGTATACATAGTGAAGAAGGGTGTCGCTGGAGCGGGCAGCTAAAGCAACTTCAG CCTCACCTCAACATTTGTGCCTTCAATGTTATCCCCTGCCCGAACCGCTGCAGCACCAAGCTGATTCGTCGAGACCTGCCGGAGCATATGCAGCACGATTGCCCAAAGCGCAAAGTACGGTGTGAGTTTTGTGGGGCAGACTTTACCGGAGAGGCATATGAG GATCACCAAGGCTGCTGTCCCCAGGAGAGTGTGTACTGTGAGAATAAATGTGGAGCTCGCATGATGAGGCGCGTGTTGTCTCAACATTCCCTGGTGGAATGCCCCAAGCGTACCCAACCCTGCCCTTATTGCAACAAGGAGTTTGTGTTTGATACTATCCAG AGTCATCAGTACCAATGTCCAAGATACCCAACTCCCTGTCCCAACCAGTGTGGAATAGCAAGCATTGCAAGAGAAGACCTGAGCAACCATTTAAAGGACAGCTGCAGCTCTGCCCTCGTGCTTTGCCCTTTCAAAGACTCTGGCTGCAAACACCGG GGTCCGAAGATCACTATCAGTCGGCATCTAGAAGAGAACATGAGAGCCCATCTTAGCATGATGTCATCACTGGTCAGCCGACAAAGGCAAGAAATCCTGGAGTTGAGGAAGCAAGTTGAAGAACTGTCTGTCAGCAGTGAAGGGGTGCTTATCTGGAAGATCAGTGACTACTCCCGAAAGGTGCAAGAAGCAAAGGTCAGAGGCAACTTTGAGTCTTTCAGCCCACCCTTCTACACTCACAAATATGGTTACAAGCTTCAGGTTTCTGCCTTTCTAAATGGCAATGGCAGTGGAGAGGGCAGTTACCTGTCTGTGTACATACGGGTTTTACCTGGGGAATATGACAACCTCCTAGAATGGCCCTTTTCATATCGTGTAACATTTTCCCTTCTTGACCAAAGTGACCCTTCCTTGTCCAAGCCCCAACATATAACAGAAACTTTCAACCCTGACCCCAACTGGAAGAACTTCCAAAAACCTACTGGTTCCAGAAATTCACTGGATGAAAGCACCCTTGGTTTTGGCTACCCCAAGTTCATTTCCCATGAGGACATTAGGAAACGCAATTATGTGCGCGACAATGCCATATTCTTGCGTGCATCAGTGGAAATTCCACAAAAGATCATTGCGTGA